In Prochlorococcus marinus CUG1435, the genomic window ATTTAAAACCATTACCAATAATTGTTGGGTTTTTTATAAATGGATAATCATCTGCTTGTATTTTTGAATGGAATGCAAAATTTTGTGGATGTTTAGCATATACCTTTGAGATTAAATTACTTATTGCTAAACTCTCAGAACCCATACTTATTATATGTGCAATGGGCATCTCAGCATTTAAAGTCATCCAAATAGGCAACCAATCATAAGACATGTTCAACAATACATCTGCTTGCTTTGCAACATCTAATCCCTTTTCAAGGATGTTTGCTAGGAGAGAATTATCTGGGATGCTTACAGGAGACTTGTAATTTTGATGCTGCCAACTAATTTGATCTTCACCTTCTACCAAGTGTAATTTTGCCTTTTCATTACTTTTACATAATTTAGAATTTCTTGGAGCTATTACTTCTACAGAGTGGCCTAAAGAAAGCAACCCTGAAACCAAGGAGTTTAAAGTTAATTCAACTCCACCACCTTTGCCACTCCCCAAGTACCCTATTGGAGTACTAATCAAAACTATTCGCATTATGAGGCTTTTTTACAAAAAGACACTAATTAAATAGTAGTATCAGAAAAATTATTTTCCCATAAACTCTTTCTCTGGCTAACAAAAAATACCGAGATAAGAACAAACACCACTCCTATCCATTGCACAATAGTGAGTCTTTCATCTAACCAAACACCTCCACTGAGAAGAGCAAATACAGGAGTTAAAAATGCAAGAGTACTAAATCCAGTTATTTCTTTATTATTAGCAAAGTAGAAAAACAATCCATAGGCAATTGCACCTCCAAAAATACTTGCAAATGACATAAGTCCCCAATCAAATAATGACCAATCTGGGATTATTTGAAAATTTGACTGTAAGCAATGCTTGATAATTAAAGGTAAACTCCCTAAAACCATATGCCAACCTGTTACGGCTACCGGATCACTTTTGGTACAGGTGAATCTAATCAAAATAGTTCCTATTGCCATAGCTAGCGAAGCTGCAAGCATCCATAGCTCTCCAAAGTTAAACGCTACATCACTAATGGTCATATCAGACATTAACCACCAATTTCCTAAAAATTCTTGGGGGACACCCAAGAAAATTATTCCTCCCAAACCAAAAAGTAAACCTAACCATCCTATGGGATTTATTAAATTTCCAAAAATTGTCCTTGCTAAAATTGCTACTAAAAGAGGCTGAGAATCAATCAATACAGAGCCTAGACCAGCTCCAGTTTTTTCAATACCATAAGTTAAAAACAGTTGAAAAAAAGTGGCGTCAACAATCGTAAATATAAAAAACCACTTTAAATCGCATTTATAAATCTTAAGATCTCTTTTAAACAAATATGTTGTAATTAGAACAAGAATTCCTGCAGGAAGTAATCTTAAAGAAGCTACAAACTCTGGTCCAGCACTAGACACTAAGGGTGTCATAGCTGCCATTGAAGTACCCCAGAGTGCAAAAGGGAGTATCATTAAAAACCAATTTAGGATTGAATTCATTAGGTCTGCTGATAATCTTTTTAAAGTAGTTTTATGTATTTACCTTAAAAGAATGATTTGGCCTTTTAGACGAAAGTCAAAAAAAAGAATGGCTCGTATCGTAATTGATGAGCCAATTACAAGTTCAACTAGAGTTTCCGTCCTTAAAGCTCTTAAACAAGTTGAGGATAGAGAATTTCCTGCTTTAATCGTGAGAATCGATTCGCCAGGAGGTACTGTTGGAGATAGCCAAGAAATATACTCTGCTATTAAAAGACTAAAAGATAATGGATGTAAAGTCATTTCAAGTTTTGGAAATATATCTGCATCTGGAGGTGTTTACATTGGTGTTGCATCTGACAAAATAGTTGCCAATCCGGGCACAATTACAGGATCTATTGGCGTGATCATAAGAGGAAATAATTTATCTGAACTATTAGATAAAGTTGGTATAAAATTCGAGACTGTCAAAAGTGGGGTTTTTAAGGATATCCTTTCTCCAGATAAACCTTTAACTGAGGAGGGGAGAAAACTGCTTCAAGGTCTAATAGATGAAAGCTACAAACAATTTACCGAAGCTGTTGCTGAAGGAAGAAATTTACCCGTTGAAGAAGTAAGAAAATTTGCTGATGGAAGAATTTTTACTGGAACCCAAGCAAAAGAATTAGGCCTTGTTGATGAAGTTGGAGACGAATTTGTTGCTAGGGAACTTGCCGCAAAGATGGTTAATATCGATCCTAAAATACAGCCCTTAACGTTTGGAAAGAAAAAAAAGAAAATACTTGGATTAATTCCTGGGAGTAGAATTATTGAGAGAGTTATCAACAATATCTTTTTTGAAATTGATTCATCTAATAAAATACTTTGGTTATATAGGCCTTAAATCACTAGGTATGAAAAAATGAAAGATGAATATAAAATTAAATTTATTCGAGGGGCTACTACTGCATCTGGAAATTCTATTGAGGAAATAGAAGATGCAGTCGTGGAATTAATAGATGAATTAATTTCACGTAATAATTTGATTAAGACAAATTTATTATCCATTACATTTACCGCAACAAAAGACCTAGATGCCTGTTTTCCCGCTTCAATTGCGAGAAAATGTAATGGACTTGATTCTGTAGCTTTTTTAGACTGCCAACAAATGAATGTCTCTAATGATGTTGATTTCTGTATAAGAATGATGGCACAAGTCTTGTTACCGTCAAAAAGTCAAGTGAGACATCCTTATTTGAGAGGCGCTTCAAAATTAAGGACAGATAGATGTTAATCTTAGTAAAACAATTTTTTCACTTAAGATTTGGGCATACCAAATTACAACTTTAAAATTTTTATCTAATT contains:
- a CDS encoding DMT family transporter; this encodes MNSILNWFLMILPFALWGTSMAAMTPLVSSAGPEFVASLRLLPAGILVLITTYLFKRDLKIYKCDLKWFFIFTIVDATFFQLFLTYGIEKTGAGLGSVLIDSQPLLVAILARTIFGNLINPIGWLGLLFGLGGIIFLGVPQEFLGNWWLMSDMTISDVAFNFGELWMLAASLAMAIGTILIRFTCTKSDPVAVTGWHMVLGSLPLIIKHCLQSNFQIIPDWSLFDWGLMSFASIFGGAIAYGLFFYFANNKEITGFSTLAFLTPVFALLSGGVWLDERLTIVQWIGVVFVLISVFFVSQRKSLWENNFSDTTI
- the sppA gene encoding signal peptide peptidase SppA, which codes for MIWPFRRKSKKRMARIVIDEPITSSTRVSVLKALKQVEDREFPALIVRIDSPGGTVGDSQEIYSAIKRLKDNGCKVISSFGNISASGGVYIGVASDKIVANPGTITGSIGVIIRGNNLSELLDKVGIKFETVKSGVFKDILSPDKPLTEEGRKLLQGLIDESYKQFTEAVAEGRNLPVEEVRKFADGRIFTGTQAKELGLVDEVGDEFVARELAAKMVNIDPKIQPLTFGKKKKKILGLIPGSRIIERVINNIFFEIDSSNKILWLYRP
- the aroH gene encoding chorismate mutase — its product is MKDEYKIKFIRGATTASGNSIEEIEDAVVELIDELISRNNLIKTNLLSITFTATKDLDACFPASIARKCNGLDSVAFLDCQQMNVSNDVDFCIRMMAQVLLPSKSQVRHPYLRGASKLRTDRC